From Streptomyces fungicidicus, one genomic window encodes:
- a CDS encoding MerR family transcriptional regulator — protein MSYSVGQVTGFAGVTVRTLHHYDDIGLLVPSGRSHAGHRRYSDADLDRLQQILFYRELGFPLDEVAVLLDDPDADPRAHLRRQHELLTARIEKLRKMAAAVEHAMEARKMGIDLTPEERFEVFGDKDPEQYAEEAEERWGGTEAYAESQRRAASYTKEDWKRVQAEVDDWQERYTALVAAGGQPSGEAAMDLAEEHRQHVSKWYFEVPYEMHTCFAEMYVSDERFKAYYDSMRPGLAEHLREAILANAARHTA, from the coding sequence GTGAGCTACTCCGTGGGACAGGTGACCGGATTCGCCGGTGTCACCGTGCGCACCCTGCACCACTACGACGACATCGGCCTGCTCGTCCCGAGCGGGCGCAGCCACGCGGGACACCGGCGCTACAGCGACGCCGACCTCGACCGGCTGCAGCAGATCCTGTTCTACCGCGAGCTCGGCTTCCCGCTCGACGAGGTCGCCGTCCTGCTCGACGACCCGGACGCGGACCCGCGCGCGCACCTGCGCCGGCAGCACGAACTGCTGACCGCCCGGATCGAGAAGCTGAGGAAGATGGCGGCGGCCGTGGAGCACGCCATGGAGGCACGCAAGATGGGGATCGATCTGACGCCCGAGGAGAGGTTCGAGGTGTTCGGGGACAAGGACCCCGAGCAGTACGCCGAGGAGGCGGAGGAACGCTGGGGCGGCACCGAGGCGTACGCCGAGTCGCAGCGCCGCGCGGCGAGCTACACCAAGGAGGACTGGAAGCGCGTCCAGGCAGAGGTCGACGACTGGCAGGAGCGGTACACCGCCCTGGTGGCCGCCGGAGGGCAGCCGTCCGGCGAGGCGGCCATGGACCTGGCCGAGGAGCACCGGCAGCACGTCAGCAAGTGGTACTTCGAGGTGCCGTACGAGATGCACACGTGCTTCGCGGAGATGTACGTCTCCGACGAGCGCTTCAAGGCGTACTACGACTCCATGAGGCCCGGTCTCGCCGAGCACCTCAGGGAGGCGATCCTCGCCAACGCCGCGCGGCACACCGCCTGA